The following nucleotide sequence is from Triticum dicoccoides isolate Atlit2015 ecotype Zavitan chromosome 7B, WEW_v2.0, whole genome shotgun sequence.
cgccaccatcaatgatgagaaactaaagaagaggcCAAATATGAAGAAATCCATCCTAACCCtgttgcaccagatattcttgttcccgggccgtgaTGAAATCCAATATAAAGATCCACAGAAAGACCCGGCAATGAAGTAGATAAACAAACGTGCCATGACCAAGTGTAGCGATGCGTTGGCTGCCTGGAAAGGAAGGGTGAAACGCGCCATCGACAAAAAGGAACCATACTCCGAGATTGTGAAGGAAAATCTGACAATCACGCTAGAGCAGTTTGaactattcaaggcggcttgcgaagccgaagatgccaaaaaaagtcaacatacatgaaggggcttcaacacaggaacatggggtgccaccacctcaGAAGCCGTGGTTACGCAGGGAAGAGGTCCATGTGGGCCAAGGAGGACACGAAACAcgaaagtctgggcatcccagaccccttcgcggagTTCACTGTCCCGCAGGAGTATGACGTCCTCAGGGCCTGGTACCGTTGGGACCCagtcaagaaggttttcgagacagacccggtcacgacggagttcatgagactggtggtaattttagtttctgaccaattcgactgcatgtttagtcatatttgtaaacgatccttgttccttttgcagagagagcagcacaggattgcggccgaaagtgactcgctgtctgaggcgttggcgaggcccaagtgggacaccccattcaaccgggcgttgaacatattgaaacaactcccggtggacactcggtcatcgtatggacgcgtgcacggtgttggagacagcgccacgtggaagaagtactacgctgagaccacggaggagagaaaggaaagacggaggttaactgaagaaagcatcgacaagaaggttgagattgcggttgagaagaattcAGCTAAGACTGTCGCAACAACGGTAGCTGCCGTAAAACGGGAGCTGGCAGTCTTGGTTCCGGCTATCATCGGTTGGAGCAGGCGAAATCTAGAAAaaagatgcagcggactttccccatgccgacttcttcgggagtagctcgcctagcgttgcaccagcaccagcacctgctcctgcaccggctcccgcatcTACTTCGTATttagctgagctcgacgccctcacggtacctgtcacaccggccctcttcaataaatatATAATCTCCCGTTTCTATTGCCTatcggatgtctcacatcgcagacatgtctttgcaggctgacgccccatgcaccatattgtacGACATCAACGACCAGAAGGTGaatgtggggaaggcgacgataatgaatcTGTAGGAACAATTGTTTCACAGCCGGCCGATCGCCCCAGACGTCTTcagggtttccgtggccagtgtcaaactgggccacgagaatttggttccTCCAGTACTAGGGGGAGATGACGGTGAGGCCCTGCAGCGGCTTGGCAATTGCAAgatgtgggtcctgttgtggccaaagagtctgctttgtcTGGAGGCGGTCAGGAGCACACCCACGACCACACAGCCttcgcaaggtatgaacatcagcaccccacctacccaattagagtcgcctgtcgtgctgggtgatagcggactgggtgaggaagaggctccattagtcgctgatgacgttgccatagatgaggatgaggatgtcgatgacactcaacagtatctCAATACTGGCGCCACTCATGACGGAGGATCGATGGCTCAGCagtatgagtcggtgcctgaattgccgcctccggagcCTGAACGTACTGTAGACGACCTTCCACCAAAGAAGCATCGGAAGAGAATGAGGAAAGGCAGCAATAGAGCTGCTGCTATGATCCAGCCACCTCTGCAGCCTCGGGTACAAGACCGTATACCTGTCCCCAGTGCGGTGAAATACCATATcgccggtgaaccaatcctacctaaggcaTCGGTACAGGCCATAcatggcgatctaaggagacttcatgacgatgtgttgcGGGGAGAGAAAAGCCTAATCACCtcggaaaatccaggatacccactctatgtggttaacGTGTCGCGGCAAAGGTTGTACGTCGACACAAtccccgcggagaagttcttccttcgattcgattacatcttcgacatgtttcacttgaagaagctagattttacgtttgtccgcctttatgccttgtacatgaactgcatcatcgggattgagcagataccttatatctgtgtcgctgacccgtacttcatgcatgagagcttcttggcagtctgcgcaGAGCATCGTGAATACACGAGGGACTACCTCGTCAATTTCatcctcgccaataaggacaaggagacgattctcgtgccttatcatcccctgtaagtcatccgcgcggatatccttccttcgatttcaatcattcatttgcatgatggaggctaattaatttgaggtgtacttattttgtgcagcaacgggcacgccgtcctcatcatcctttacccccgatactcccacgctctttacttggactcgtcgaagaacattaataAAAAGGATTACAcgcacatcaagtctgttctcgatagtgctatctttttctacggcgtacggggtggagaggtcaagatcAAGAAGACTAGGAACGGCAgggccgccttcggccataagaccgacttctgctgcatccaacaaCCGAGTGAtagtcttaatgatggattctatttcATACACCAGATGCTGGAATACAGACGGGATcggcagaaccttcgcatgtcacctatagTCGGGGATGccaatattctgcaatgggcaaggaTCGTAGGAGATATCGATGATCATcagcttcgagctgagttctatcgcatccagcatgaacttgcccaaatcatcatgaaggaggtccttgAAAAAACAGGGTTGTTCTACGAGGAAGGGGAAATGTCGTGGCAAGACGTCCTAACACGCGTAGcggctcagcgtctcgacctgaagcctttcactaagctcggggactatctccctaacttggatggatggcacgacatgcttGAGTGATTGTcggtatatgacaatgtgtccgtttagtccatactttatgtatgacgaaactttgagttatgcatgacgaaactttatttgtgatgtaattagaccatcctcctcgactagtgaagaacactctagttagggcattttgggtacgatgaactttgttatttatgcttatgatatgttgcttctatttttgccaagtatgtctctttctgttgctcaactatatatgttgcatatcatcgactcatgtgatgatgcaggtgcatagaccatcggtggcgaagaagtgctacaccgggagtatacgacgagtggccggagtgtcaggcccaggtgtagcggtttccggtttccgagcgacaaccagtagttagtttaggttcacgctagtgcgagagaggggtacgaactcatgtactgcatagttccgctctcactcatagtaatagctcttctcgcgtatatcattgtttagatggatgacgatgtagttgcaagaacttgtattgctattttcgagatgatgatgagagaccactttgtgttggatgatgattatgatgatgacatgatttgatgctatgattacatttgtatgtgtatgatgctAAAGATTTTTTATAAAGCCTGTTcatatacaaaacaaatatgcaaaaaaaactaataaaactaacagtagcgaggggagtagagttagcagcagcgcgccctTACCAGTAGCGTGTCCTGAACTAAAGTGCTGCatatattagcagtagcgagttgccCAAAAGCCCACtgctgctagccatgtatagcagtagcgatgGTCCCCACACGCTACTGATACACGTTAGCTGTAGCATCGTATCAGTAGCGTggcaccccgcgctactgatacacctaatacgcatgctactgctaggcttttccctagtagtgggagcatcaacgggcgccccaagtaggaggaatcctatttGGGCGCCTCCCCCAATTCAGCATCTCCCCCTTCCTTATTcaccggaggggaaaggaaggaggagggaggaggcaaggaagggggaggccgaatccctccccttcctttccctcttcccctctttccttaccCTCAggtgcggcccatatggggggtgcaGCAGCCCCTGCTGACTGCTATGTttcccttcttggcccattaggcccatatctttgtcggggggtgctcggaaccccttccggtgacctgataTACACCCGGTATCCTCCGGAACACTTatagtgtccgaataacatcgtcctatatatcaatctttacctctcaaccattttgagactcctcgtcatgtctgtgatctcacccgggactccgaacaacttctggtcaccaaatcacataactcatataatacaaaatcgtcattgaacattaagcgtgcgaaccctacgggttcaagaactatgtagacatgaccgagacacttcttcggtcaataaccaatagtggaacctggatgctcatattggctcccacatattctctaaagatctttatcggtcgaaccgttctgacaacatacgttattccctttgtccatcggtatgttacttgcccgagattcgatcatcagtatcttcatacctatttcaatcttgttactggcaagtctctttactcgttccgtaatacatcatcttgcaactaactcattagtcactttgcttgcaaggcttcttatgatgtgtattaccgagagggcccagagatacctctccgatactcgaagtgacaaatcctaatctcgatttatgccaacccaacaaacaccttcggagatacctatagagcatctttataatcactcagttacgttgtgacgtgatagcacacaaggcattcctccggtatccgggagttgcgtaatctcatagttggaggaatatgtatttgacatgaagaaagcaatggcaatagaACTGGACGATCATAAGGctcagctaacgaatgggtcttgtccatcacatcattttcctaatgatgtgatcccatttatcaaatgacaacacatgtctatggttaggaaacttaaccatctttgatcaacgagctagtctagtagaggcttactaaggacacggtattttgtctatgtatccacacatgtatcaagtttctgattaatacaattctagcatgaataataaacatttatcatgaaataaggaaatataaaataacaactttattattgcctctaggcatatttccttcaagaactcCAGAGCATCCTTGTCCTGAATCCAACACCAATTCACCCTCCATTCCTCCCATCTGCTGCGCTGCTGGCCGGGGAGGTAACCCCCGTCCTCCTTCTTGCCCCGGGGAATCCAACTTATATTCCCTGAGCGGTGTGATTTGTCTTCAACCCGTGGGGCAAAGAAGTGCCTAAATAAATCCACGTTGGGGGCATCTGTGACAAAATTCTCGCACAGATGGGTGAAGATTGCCATGCACGCCACTGCATTTGGCGTGAAATCCAGGAGGTGGAAACCATATACCGTCATCATGGCAATGAAGAAATCAGAGGAGGGGGAAGTGAGGCCACAAAAGAAGTACGCGCAGAAGAAGCGGTACGCATCTGATGGAACCTTCTCTTTTTCCCTATCTGGTAGAACCACGGGCGCTCCGTGCCCTTTTGGGACTTCCCTTCCCCACATATACGCATACCTTGCGATCAGAGTGTTACCATCCAAATTCGACAGGGAGAAGACCACGTCCTCCCGCCGCTTCTGGTCCTGCTCCTGCGCTctcttcttcttcccttctgcTGCGGTATCCCGTGCGGTGGCCACCCGCTTCCCCTTCGCACCAGCCATCTTTTCCCCCATCTCGTGAGCTCGCTGGATGGACCGAAGATCTGGCGGAGCCTTGGGGGCAAGAAATGGCGATAGGAGTGGTTGCTTGGCTTGAGGAGGAAGATGATAGGAGAAGAGACAGATGTGAATGAGCAAAGCCCCTTTGCGTTTTCCTTTTTACTGGGAATGGGCGCGGGGGCTGGCTCTTCACTATCTTTTCTCAGAAAGTTACGGTTTCTGCAGGCGCATTTCCCATTAACTGCTACTGTTCCACGACCCCACGACATGCGGTAATTACGCAGAGTGGATGTTGGATTGACTGGTCACCATGACAACCGCAGCGTGGGCAGCATTTCTTTGATGCATGTATGTGCactgtttggggcctaacccaacgtgCTCATCGACAATGATGCATATTGCTTGTCATATTGTTGTATATTGATGTGAAGTGGATGAAATTTTGATAGTATCACTGCGCATAGTCATGTGTTCCTGTGCAGTGGGTATTTATGGATGAATACTTGCTGCATTTTTCTCTACATTGCATGACTGCTTGTTGCAGATTGCTTGTTGGACCATATATATTGATCTACTGCTATGTCATTTGACTAAAAAGGTTGTGTGGGATGATGCCCATTTGAAGAAACTCATTGATATATTGAGAGAAGAGGTTTCAAATGGAAATAGACCATTGGGTTATTTAAGCAAAAAGGGCTAGTAAAATGTTTTGGAGAAAATACTATGTGGACTCTGGGTATCCAAATTGAACAGGATACCTTGTTCAAGGGGAGTACATAACATCTACCGGAATTCCGTCTTCATCGTGACCGTCCACCTCAAGGGAAGTATGAGGTGTTCAACTTTCTACATTCATCCCTTCGAAATGTTGTTGAACGTGCTTTTGGGGTGCTCAAGCAGAAGTGGTGCATATTGATAGTCGATGCTTGTCTAGCGATGGCAGCATAAGTTTAGCTATGTTGAGAGGGGTCATCATCATGTGAACCATATGTGTTTTATATGGTACATGTGTTTTGTAATAATATTATGGGATCATTATCTATTTTATGCAACATCAAAGTATAGTCGTTTGCATATTTGTCATATATCTCCTTTGCAAAATGGTAGTTCAGTTACCTACAAATGTATATATATCACTGCTTTACAGTCAGTCAGCATATAAACAAACTCACTTAGGTCTTAGGGGCATTACAGACAATTCACAGCCACATCTACAATTTCACAGTCGTTTTAACCAAACAACCTACAACTTTTCTATAGCAGCTTCTCCACAGCAGCTTCTCCACGTCAGCTTTTTCAGAATCTGCAGCTCAACCAAACACAGCTTTAGCATCTGAGATGCACATAACCAAATTATTGCACTGTTGTTACAAATGTCACCAAAACATGAAACTTGTGAGTCATAAAAACATGAATTCTATTGCATCTATGCAAACCATCACACAAACGGGGGCGTGTATCAATCCCTAACAGCTGCTAGAGCAACAAAAGTGCTGTTGGTTTTTTTTGGTTATCAAGCAATCTTATTTTAAGAATGCTGTTACTGGCTTCCGCCGAGAAGTAGCCATCCAGTAGGCAGTGGCACATCACCCAACTGCTGGTCCCCTGAATTATCCAATGACTAGTCCAATCACGACTAAGCAGCGAGCGAGGTGCTTGCTAAATGGAACATAAATAAGCAGCGTAATCCCGCGACTAGCTCTCGGCGATCTTTGTCACTGCCTTTAGCTACCTACCAGCCATGAAGCGGCAGCTCGTGGCCACGCTGCTGGTCCTGATCGCGCTGCCGGCGTTCGCCGCGTCCGCTCCGGGCGCCGGGATCGCGGCGCTGCTCACACACGCCGACGCCGGCCTCGGGTTCGCGAGGCCCGAGCTCTTGCGGCGGATGGCGCACCGGtccagggcgcggcggcggcggctgctgtcgTCGCAGGCGACGGAGGCGGATCGGCCGGTGCACGCCGGcctcggcgccggcgccggcggcagcATCGTGACGAACGAGTACCTGGTGCACCTGTCCGTGGGCACGCCGCCGCGGCCCGTGGCGCTCACGCTCGACACCGGCAGCGACCTCGTCTGGACGCAGTGCGCGCCCTGCCTCGACTGCTTTGATCAGGGGATGCCGCTCCTGGACCCCGCCCGGTCCTCCACCTACGCCGCGCTCCCCTGCGACGCGCCGCTGTGCCGCGCGCTCCCGTTCAcgtcgtgcggcggcggcggcggcagcggagggagctgGGGCGAGCGGAGCTGCGTCTACGTCTACCACTACGGCGACAAGTCGCTCACGGTCGGCCAGCTCGCCGCCGACCGCTTCACCTTCGGCGATGCCGACGGCCACTCCGAACGGCGGGTAACGTTCGGCTGCGGCCACTTCAACAAGGGCATCTTCCAGGCGAACGAGACCGGCATTGCCGGCTTCGGGCGGGGGCGGTGGTCGCTGCCGTCGCAGCTCGGCGTCACCAGCTTCTCGTACTGCTTCACGTCCATGTTCGAGTCCAAGAGCAGCCTCGTGACGCTCGGCGCGGCGGCCGAGCTCCAGAGCGGCCATGTCTTCCAGTCCACCCCGCTGATCAAGGACCCCTCGCAGCCGTCGCTCTACTTCCTCTCACTGAAGGGCATCAGCGTCGGCTCGAAGCGGCTGCCGGTGCCGGAGCGGCGGCTGAGGTCGACGATCATCGACTCGGGCGCATCGATCACGACGCtgccggaggacgtgtacgaggcggtGAAGGCGGAGTTCGTGGCGCAGGTCGGGCTGCCGGTGATCGGTGCGGAGGCCGGCGCGGCGCTGGACCTCTGCTTCGCgctgccggcgacggcgccgttctggaggcggcgggggcggcgagccgTGGCCGTGCCGTCGCTGACGCTCCACCTGGACGGCGCCGACTGGGAGCTGCCGCGCGGCAACTACGTGTTCGAGGACCACGGCGCGCGGGTCATGTGCCTGGTGCTGGACGCGGCAGCCGGGGAGCAGACCGTCATCGGCAACTACCAGCAGCAGAACACGCACGTCGTCTACGACCTCGGCAGGGACGTGCTGTCCTTCGCGCCGGCGCGGTGCGACGAGCTCGTAGCGTCGGTATAGTGGTGAAACTGTACAAAGGAGTAGTAGAACTCGTAGCACTGATCGGGTGAAACGCGCCGACGTCGCGGCGAGGCGGTAGAGTAAATTTTGTGCGGTCGTGTAAACTGGGCCGTCCATGTAGCTGATCTGACGGCGTAGCCTTTCCAATGGAAGGCCGGGCGCTTCGGTTGTACAGAGTTTGGAAAATTCCAAAGCTAAGGAAAACATGTCCTTGGCACTTAGGAGCGTTCTTAAGCGAGAGCAAGCCGATGGGTCTCAAGGTGTTGCTCCCGCTCCCGCCGGTGCCTGACATGAGGTGTTGCTCTTCTTTAAGCTTGTACTtaacttttctttttattttattttttgcaaaaatGCAAACGGTCATATATTAAAGTCGATCAACCCTTACAAGGTCATCCTTACAAAAATTAAAAATTACACATGTGTCATTATTGGAGGAACGACACCATCTTTCCTCCTACACTCGTGGACGACGCCGTGAACAAAGCTCGATGTCATCTCTGGTCCTCCAAACACCATCAGGAAAATATTGACGCAACGGCTAGGAAGTCGTCGATCCGAGCCACAAGATAGAAGTGGTAGTGATTTGAAAAATAAACCGTAGCCccatagaagaatactagaagaccaCCCCATATCCAGTCAGACATGCTTAGGGGACCTAACCTTACAAGCTCTCCTATGACGCCTAAACTGAAGGAACATCACGCGTCGGAGAAGGAGCCAAAGGACCAAGATATGAGGCTTCGTTGTGTACCCCATCATAAGACGCCTTCAAACACCACCTGTATAACATCAATAACCGGATCCATCACTTCATAAGAGGAACGTCCAGACGATCCATTATCCTCCTTATGTCACTTGTTAGGTGACCAGGACTCGGGAAAACTTTATTCTTGATCCGCAGTGCACCACCATCGTCACCACAACACTGCCGCTAAGGAACCAAACTCTAACCTTAAAAGACCGAACTACAATGCCACACCACAGATCTAGGGTCCCCACGCAATCTCACCGCCGAAGCGACAGGCGGAGGAGGGACATGTGGCCTCGCCGGCTGGGAGCGTGTGAAGCGGTGGTGGTTGTCTACTGTTTCTGGTGGAGAGGCTGCTTAGAATtttatttttttgcgagaaaattttctatttattcatcttcaatcatggaagtacaacgaacaccagaaataataaaaattacatccagatcggtagaccacctagcgacgactacaagcactgaagcgagccgaaggcgcgccgccgtcatcgcccctccctcgctgcagccgggcaaaacttgttgtagtagacagtcgggaaatcCTCgcactaaggccccataggaccagcgcatcaAAACAGTAACCGCCGTCGATGAAGAGtaacgtagatcgaaaggatcaAGCCTAAAGACACATGAACGTAGACAAACTACGAtctgatccgagcaaatccaccaaggacAGATCCGCCGGGGACACCTCCAAACGCCACCGGGATGGGGGCTAGGTGGGGGGGGggcttattccatcttcagagagccgccgccgtctcgtctttctgagcaggacacaaaccctaacaaaactggaAGGAACATCTAAGAACACAGCACTCCCGCCGGCAAAGGTCAGGACCAACCGCGCCATCATGGTCCTAAGGCCACGGACACCGGAGGCGAGACGGACCGGCGGCGGCACCAACAGAAGACAGATAAACCCCAAGCTTTTCTTAGGGAGGAGGCGGTTGCGTGATGGGGCAGAATTTTACATACATAACTTTTCTGTTAttaatttttttttgagggaattaaTTTATTAATACGCAAAGATTTTATGAACAATACCAGTAACAAACATCTACTGTTTCTGTAGCTTAGCTATAAGTCGTCGGTCAAAAATCACAGCAGGTACGTCCAAGTCGCCATGCGCCAAAAGGCGCAGTGAAGATGCATTTAGCTTTCGGCGCTTTGTCGGCAGGTCAATACGAGGCCTACTTTGGTGTGCAAAAGGGTCAAAATCTGCGACCTAACTTATGTCCACTGCTACAGGCCCCTAACTCTTTGAAAAAAACATTCCCGGGAATCCGGCGTTTTCATTCCGCACATATGCCGTTTGGGAGCTCATAATCTATGCCATTTGGGATGATCATCTAGGAGGTCGGAGACGTTGACATGCCAAAATAA
It contains:
- the LOC119338679 gene encoding aspartic proteinase nepenthesin-1-like; the encoded protein is MKRQLVATLLVLIALPAFAASAPGAGIAALLTHADAGLGFARPELLRRMAHRSRARRRRLLSSQATEADRPVHAGLGAGAGGSIVTNEYLVHLSVGTPPRPVALTLDTGSDLVWTQCAPCLDCFDQGMPLLDPARSSTYAALPCDAPLCRALPFTSCGGGGGSGGSWGERSCVYVYHYGDKSLTVGQLAADRFTFGDADGHSERRVTFGCGHFNKGIFQANETGIAGFGRGRWSLPSQLGVTSFSYCFTSMFESKSSLVTLGAAAELQSGHVFQSTPLIKDPSQPSLYFLSLKGISVGSKRLPVPERRLRSTIIDSGASITTLPEDVYEAVKAEFVAQVGLPVIGAEAGAALDLCFALPATAPFWRRRGRRAVAVPSLTLHLDGADWELPRGNYVFEDHGARVMCLVLDAAAGEQTVIGNYQQQNTHVVYDLGRDVLSFAPARCDELVASV